A portion of the Agrobacterium tumefaciens genome contains these proteins:
- a CDS encoding sugar ABC transporter substrate-binding protein: MKRHFAIAALATMLATTASAQTIGVSMALFDDNFLTVLRNGMIDYSKGMNGVSLQIEDAQNDVGKQLSQVQNFVAAGVDAIIVNPVDTDATVALSQAAAAAGIPLVYVNRQPVNLDNLPDKQAFVASDEKQSGTLQTQEVCRLLKAAGKTEAKAVVMMGELSNQAARMRTEDIKEVVATPDCSFIKLVEEQSANWSRTQGSDLMTNWLSAGVEFDAVISNNDEMAIGAIQSLKATGRPMDGVIIAGIDATQDALAAMAAGELDVSVFQNAAGQGKGAVDAALKLAKGETIDKKVFVPFELVTPANLKDYQAKN, encoded by the coding sequence ATGAAAAGACATTTTGCGATTGCGGCTCTGGCCACCATGCTGGCGACCACGGCTTCGGCTCAGACCATCGGCGTTTCGATGGCCCTGTTCGACGACAATTTTCTGACCGTGCTGCGTAACGGCATGATCGACTATTCGAAGGGCATGAACGGTGTCTCGCTGCAGATCGAGGACGCCCAGAACGATGTCGGCAAACAATTGAGCCAGGTGCAGAACTTTGTCGCGGCAGGCGTCGACGCCATCATCGTCAATCCCGTCGATACGGATGCGACGGTGGCGCTTTCGCAGGCGGCTGCCGCAGCCGGCATTCCGCTTGTCTACGTCAACCGCCAGCCGGTCAATCTCGACAACCTGCCGGACAAGCAGGCCTTCGTCGCTTCCGATGAAAAACAGTCGGGAACCTTGCAGACGCAGGAAGTCTGCCGGCTTCTGAAGGCTGCCGGCAAGACGGAAGCCAAGGCCGTGGTGATGATGGGCGAGCTCTCCAACCAGGCAGCGCGCATGCGGACTGAGGACATCAAGGAGGTCGTCGCCACTCCGGATTGCAGCTTCATCAAGCTCGTTGAGGAGCAATCAGCCAACTGGTCGCGCACGCAGGGGTCGGACCTGATGACCAACTGGCTCTCGGCTGGCGTTGAGTTCGATGCGGTGATTTCCAACAATGACGAGATGGCGATAGGCGCGATCCAGTCGCTGAAGGCGACCGGCCGGCCGATGGACGGCGTCATCATCGCGGGCATCGACGCGACCCAGGATGCACTTGCCGCGATGGCGGCGGGCGAACTGGATGTCAGTGTTTTCCAGAATGCCGCCGGCCAGGGCAAGGGCGCGGTGGATGCCGCGCTGAAACTCGCCAAGGGCGAGACGATCGACAAGAAGGTCTTCGTGCCCTTCGAACTCGTCACGCCCGCCAACCTCAAGGATTATCAGGCGAAGAACTGA
- a CDS encoding LacI family DNA-binding transcriptional regulator has translation MKRPTITDVANAAGVSVATVDRVLNGRLPVREETSRRVFEAAEKIGFHATNIIRQRMLADLPSYNLGIILRKERHSFYQAFADELELAARNVRDRHLNLRIEFAQSGEPSELAALLTAMKGRVQAVAATGPDHHDVTAAVEALKAKGIPTFSLLSDFAQGVREAYLGANNMKVGRTAAWMISRLARSKGKVLLLLGGHRFHGHSLRETGFRSYIREYAPEFEVMDALITLETRRLTYELVMDTIAKHQDLVGIYCIGGGMEGVIEALQQENRQETIVCLVNELTPESRQALLERRITGVFQTPLRELCTDLVATMVHTIEHGMAETPGQRFVPAHLWVPESL, from the coding sequence ATGAAGCGTCCGACAATCACAGATGTTGCAAACGCCGCCGGCGTCAGCGTTGCGACTGTCGACAGGGTATTGAATGGTCGCCTGCCGGTGCGGGAGGAAACCTCGCGGCGGGTGTTCGAGGCGGCGGAAAAGATCGGTTTCCATGCCACCAACATCATCCGCCAGCGCATGCTGGCCGATCTGCCGTCCTATAATCTCGGAATCATTCTGCGGAAAGAACGGCACTCCTTTTACCAGGCATTTGCCGATGAGCTGGAGCTTGCGGCGCGTAACGTGAGGGATCGCCATCTGAACCTGCGCATCGAATTTGCGCAATCGGGCGAGCCGAGCGAGCTTGCGGCCCTTCTGACGGCCATGAAAGGTCGGGTGCAGGCCGTTGCGGCCACCGGGCCTGACCATCATGACGTTACGGCGGCCGTTGAGGCGCTGAAGGCGAAGGGTATTCCCACCTTTTCGCTGCTTTCCGATTTCGCGCAGGGTGTGCGGGAGGCCTATCTTGGCGCGAATAACATGAAGGTCGGGCGCACTGCGGCCTGGATGATCTCGCGGCTGGCGCGCAGCAAGGGCAAGGTGCTGCTATTGCTCGGTGGCCACCGTTTTCACGGTCATTCGCTGCGGGAAACCGGCTTTCGCAGCTATATCAGGGAATATGCGCCGGAATTCGAGGTGATGGACGCGCTGATCACGTTGGAAACGCGGCGGCTGACCTACGAGCTTGTCATGGACACCATCGCCAAACACCAAGATCTCGTCGGCATCTATTGCATCGGCGGCGGCATGGAAGGTGTGATCGAGGCCTTGCAGCAGGAGAACCGCCAGGAAACCATCGTCTGCCTCGTCAACGAGTTGACGCCGGAATCCCGTCAGGCGCTGCTTGAGCGGCGTATTACCGGCGTGTTCCAGACACCGCTTCGCGAACTATGCACGGACCTCGTTGCCACGATGGTTCACACCATCGAACACGGCATGGCGGAAACGCCGGGACAGAGATTTGTGCCCGCTCATCTATGGGTTCCTGAGAGCCTTTGA